From a region of the Gammaproteobacteria bacterium genome:
- the prmB gene encoding 50S ribosomal protein L3 N(5)-glutamine methyltransferase, with protein sequence MEPFEDISNELHTLADFVRWGASTFNHAQLHFGHGSSNAVDEALNLVLHGVNLDHDIPPWLLEARLTKAEKRAVHALLRARLETRKPSAYITQHARFAGLDFYVDERVLVPRSPIAELIEKGFEPWIAPERVRRVLDLGTGSGCIAIACARAFPEAQVVASDISGDALDVARVNVEKLHVRQQVTLQRADVYQGLPAARYDIIVSNPPYVDTEDMATLPDEHRAEPAVGLSAGVDGLDVVRRILAGAPEYLAPGGILVVEVGNSRWALEQAYPAVAFTWLEFQRGHAEVFVLDAAQVAAISRHKKRA encoded by the coding sequence GTGGAGCCATTCGAGGATATCAGCAACGAGCTGCACACATTGGCGGATTTCGTCCGCTGGGGCGCGAGCACGTTCAATCACGCGCAATTGCATTTTGGTCACGGTAGCAGCAATGCCGTGGATGAGGCGCTGAATCTGGTGCTGCACGGCGTCAATCTCGATCACGACATTCCCCCCTGGCTGCTGGAGGCCCGGCTGACCAAAGCCGAGAAACGCGCGGTGCATGCATTGCTGCGTGCGCGGCTGGAAACCCGCAAACCCAGCGCCTACATCACGCAGCATGCGCGTTTCGCCGGATTGGATTTCTATGTGGACGAGCGCGTGCTGGTGCCACGTTCGCCGATTGCAGAATTGATCGAGAAGGGTTTCGAGCCGTGGATTGCGCCCGAGCGTGTGCGGCGCGTGCTGGACCTGGGTACCGGCAGCGGCTGCATCGCCATCGCGTGCGCGCGCGCATTCCCGGAAGCACAGGTGGTTGCCAGCGATATTTCCGGCGATGCGCTGGACGTGGCGCGCGTCAACGTGGAAAAACTGCACGTGCGCCAACAAGTGACCCTGCAGCGCGCGGACGTGTACCAGGGCCTGCCGGCGGCACGCTATGACATCATCGTCAGCAATCCGCCGTATGTGGACACCGAGGACATGGCGACGCTGCCCGACGAGCATCGTGCCGAGCCGGCCGTGGGGTTGAGCGCCGGCGTGGACGGCCTTGATGTCGTGCGTCGCATTCTTGCGGGCGCGCCTGAATATCTGGCGCCGGGCGGCATCCTGGTCGTGGAGGTGGGCAACAGCCGCTGGGCCCTGGAGCAGGCGTATCCCGCGGTGGCGTTCACTTGGCTGGAATTCCAGCGCGGTCACGCGGAGGTTTTTGTGCTGGATGCAGCGCAAGTGGCCGCGATTTCCAGGCACAAAAAGCGGGCTTAG
- the trpB gene encoding tryptophan synthase subunit beta: protein MPDANGHFGAYGGQFVAETLMGPVEALRLAYEKFRRDADFQSELQRDLRDFVGRPSPLYLAERLTAECRGARIYLKREDLDHTGAHKINNALGQALLAKRMGKTRLIAETGAGQHGVATATVAARFGFECAVYMGEEDMRRQAINVFRMKLLGAKVVPVTSGSRTLKDALNEAMRDWVANVDNTFYVIGTVAGPHPYPMMVRDFHACIGEETRRQALSAEGRLPDALVACVGGGSNAIGLFHAFLDDEVKLYGVEAGGEGLASGKHAASLSAGRSGVLHGNRTYLLEDAAGQIRETHSISAGLDYPGVGPEHAWLKDIGRVTYETVTDAQALQAFHALTRKEGIMPALESAHALAYATQLAPRMQPTQFLVVNLSGRGDKDIHTVASHEGIEL, encoded by the coding sequence ATGCCGGATGCCAACGGACACTTTGGCGCCTACGGCGGGCAGTTTGTTGCTGAAACGCTCATGGGTCCGGTCGAGGCGCTGCGCCTGGCCTATGAAAAGTTCCGGCGCGATGCGGATTTCCAGAGCGAACTGCAGCGCGACCTGCGCGACTTTGTCGGCCGGCCTTCACCGTTGTATCTGGCAGAACGCCTGACTGCCGAATGCCGGGGCGCGCGCATTTATCTCAAGCGCGAGGATCTGGACCACACCGGCGCGCACAAGATCAACAACGCGCTCGGTCAGGCGCTGCTCGCCAAGCGCATGGGGAAGACGCGCTTGATCGCGGAAACCGGCGCAGGCCAGCACGGCGTAGCTACGGCCACCGTAGCGGCGCGCTTCGGCTTCGAGTGCGCGGTGTACATGGGCGAGGAGGACATGCGGCGCCAGGCAATCAACGTGTTTCGCATGAAACTGCTGGGCGCGAAGGTGGTGCCGGTGACTTCAGGTTCGCGCACGCTCAAGGACGCGCTCAACGAGGCGATGCGCGACTGGGTCGCCAACGTGGACAACACGTTTTACGTGATCGGCACCGTGGCCGGACCGCACCCCTACCCGATGATGGTGCGGGATTTCCACGCCTGCATCGGTGAGGAGACCCGGCGACAGGCGCTGAGCGCCGAGGGCCGGCTGCCGGACGCGCTGGTGGCCTGCGTCGGTGGGGGTTCCAACGCCATCGGCCTGTTCCATGCGTTCCTGGATGACGAGGTGAAACTTTATGGCGTCGAGGCGGGCGGCGAGGGCCTGGCCAGCGGCAAGCATGCGGCATCGCTCAGTGCCGGCCGCAGCGGTGTGCTGCACGGCAATCGCACTTATCTATTGGAAGACGCGGCCGGCCAGATACGCGAAACGCATTCGATTTCGGCCGGCCTCGACTATCCCGGCGTTGGGCCCGAGCATGCCTGGCTGAAGGACATCGGCCGCGTCACGTATGAAACGGTCACCGATGCCCAGGCCCTGCAGGCATTCCATGCGCTCACGCGCAAGGAAGGCATCATGCCCGCGCTGGAATCGGCACACGCGCTTGCCTATGCCACGCAGCTTGCGCCGCGGATGCAACCGACCCAGTTTCTGGTGGTGAATCTCTCCGGCCGCGGCGACAAGGACATCCACACCGTTGCCAGTCATGAGGGCATCGAACTGTGA
- the truA gene encoding tRNA pseudouridine(38-40) synthase TruA encodes MRLAIGLEYDGTGFMGWQRQVHPVRTVQACVESALATVANHPVEVTCAGRTDAGVHASGQVVHFDTHAQRTERSWLLGVNSNLPEDVAVRWMRAVPEDFHARFRARARHYRYTIVNRATRPALTHRCTTWVHAALDLEAMRAGARHLLGEHDFSGFRAVECQARSPVRTIHRLELRRTGEQVIVDVVADGFLHHMVRNIAGVLIAIGAQKRAADWARTVLQGRDRKLGGVTAPPQGLCFVAVLYPSAYAIPVPEDALFDDLSANL; translated from the coding sequence ATGCGACTCGCAATCGGGCTTGAATACGACGGTACCGGGTTCATGGGTTGGCAGCGTCAGGTGCATCCTGTGCGTACCGTGCAGGCCTGTGTCGAAAGCGCGCTTGCCACTGTTGCCAATCATCCCGTAGAAGTCACCTGCGCCGGGCGCACCGACGCCGGCGTGCACGCCAGCGGCCAGGTGGTGCATTTCGACACGCATGCGCAGCGCACAGAGCGCAGCTGGCTGCTGGGAGTGAATTCCAATCTGCCCGAGGACGTTGCGGTACGCTGGATGCGCGCCGTGCCCGAGGATTTTCATGCGCGTTTCCGCGCGCGCGCACGTCATTACCGCTACACGATCGTGAATCGCGCGACGCGGCCGGCGCTCACGCACAGGTGCACGACCTGGGTGCATGCCGCGCTGGACCTCGAGGCCATGCGGGCCGGTGCACGGCATTTGCTGGGCGAGCATGATTTCTCCGGTTTCCGGGCCGTCGAGTGCCAGGCGCGCTCGCCGGTGCGCACCATCCACAGGCTGGAGCTGCGGCGTACGGGTGAACAGGTGATTGTGGATGTAGTGGCCGACGGGTTCCTGCATCACATGGTGCGTAATATCGCCGGCGTATTGATCGCAATCGGCGCGCAAAAGCGTGCAGCCGACTGGGCGCGCACCGTGCTGCAAGGCCGTGACCGCAAGCTTGGCGGTGTCACCGCACCGCCGCAAGGTCTGTGTTTCGTGGCGGTGTTGTATCCGTCCGCGTATGCCATTCCGGTGCCGGAAGACGCGTTGTTCGACGATCTATCTGCTAACCTGTGA
- a CDS encoding copper chaperone PCu(A)C, with protein MRHRRIFLGLLLLLAAGIVHADGPSVSASQVWIREAAPGIEAMAGYLTLTNHTGRALALEQATSQDFGAVTLQNGTRAVKALTLAAHASVKLAPDGDHLVLTHPVKTLYAGDFITLSLTFSDGSSLTIVAPVRRNPPPD; from the coding sequence ATGCGACATCGCCGGATATTTTTGGGGTTGCTGCTGTTGCTGGCTGCCGGCATTGTGCATGCCGATGGGCCATCCGTCAGTGCCAGTCAGGTCTGGATACGCGAGGCTGCGCCCGGCATCGAGGCGATGGCGGGTTACTTGACGCTTACCAATCACACCGGCCGCGCGCTCGCGCTGGAGCAAGCCACTAGCCAGGATTTCGGCGCGGTTACGTTGCAGAACGGCACGCGCGCCGTCAAGGCGTTGACGCTGGCCGCGCACGCCAGCGTCAAGCTGGCCCCGGACGGCGATCACCTCGTGCTCACGCATCCGGTCAAGACTCTGTATGCCGGCGATTTCATCACGCTGAGCCTCACATTCTCGGATGGATCTTCGCTGACCATCGTGGCGCCTGTGCGCCGCAACCCACCGCCGGACTGA
- the trpA gene encoding tryptophan synthase subunit alpha, with translation MSRLATRFAELRRAGRAALVPYITAGDPDKSASVPLMHALVAAGADVLELGVPFSDPMADGPVIQRACERALKHGTTLADVLGMVGEFRQTDTRTPVVLMGYLNPVEAFGTEAFAAAAAAAGVDGVLTVDMPPEEAVPLAGLLRERGMDPVFLLAPTTDVARLQRICETAAGFVYYVALKGVTGAANLDVAEVRRRLEVVRRATRLPVGVGFGVRDARTAAQLAGVADAVVVGSAIVDRVAKFGSRRADLLAQVGAFVSELRQAMDAARV, from the coding sequence GTGAGCCGGCTGGCAACGCGTTTTGCGGAATTGCGGCGTGCCGGGCGTGCGGCGCTGGTGCCGTACATCACCGCCGGTGATCCGGACAAGTCCGCGAGTGTGCCATTGATGCACGCGCTGGTCGCGGCCGGCGCCGACGTGCTGGAACTGGGTGTGCCGTTTTCCGATCCCATGGCGGACGGGCCGGTCATTCAGCGCGCCTGCGAACGTGCGCTCAAACACGGCACCACGCTGGCCGACGTGCTCGGCATGGTGGGCGAATTCCGCCAGACCGACACGCGTACGCCCGTGGTGCTCATGGGCTATCTCAATCCGGTGGAAGCGTTCGGCACGGAGGCATTTGCCGCCGCCGCGGCCGCAGCCGGGGTGGACGGCGTGCTTACCGTGGACATGCCGCCGGAGGAGGCGGTCCCGCTGGCCGGACTGCTGCGCGAGCGCGGGATGGATCCGGTATTTCTGCTCGCGCCGACCACCGATGTGGCGCGCCTGCAACGTATCTGCGAAACCGCGGCGGGCTTCGTTTATTATGTGGCGCTCAAGGGCGTGACCGGCGCCGCCAACCTGGACGTGGCCGAAGTGCGTCGGCGGCTGGAAGTGGTACGGCGTGCAACGCGCCTGCCGGTGGGCGTGGGCTTTGGTGTGCGGGATGCGCGCACCGCGGCCCAACTGGCGGGCGTGGCGGATGCCGTGGTGGTCGGCAGCGCGATCGTGGACCGGGTGGCGAAATTCGGCAGCCGGCGCGCGGACCTGCTGGCGCAGGTGGGCGCATTCGTGAGCGAGTTACGCCAGGCCATGGATGCGGCACGCGTCTAG
- the aroC gene encoding chorismate synthase: protein MSGNSFGRLFVVTSFGESHGPALGCIVDGCPPGLELSAADIQRDVDRRRSGTSRHTSQRHEADQVEILSGVFEGRTTGTPIGLLIRNTDQKPKDYEAIQEQFRPGHADYTYLMKYGRRDWRGGGRASARETAMRVAAGAIARKYLHERYGVNIRGWLAQLGPLTLAAGELDAIDGNAFFCADPTRVPELEEFMDALRKSGDSVGARITVTASGVPPGWGEPVFDKLDADIAGAMMGINAVKGVEIGAGFAAVTQKGSEHRDQMTPQGFLTNNAGGILGGISSGQDIVVSVAVKPTSSLRLPARTINTRGEAAEISVHGRHDPCVGIRAVPIVEAMLALVLVDHALRQRAQNADVRPPLAPIAAKTR from the coding sequence GTGTCCGGCAACAGTTTCGGCCGCTTGTTCGTGGTCACGAGCTTTGGCGAAAGCCACGGGCCCGCACTCGGCTGCATCGTGGACGGCTGTCCGCCGGGTCTGGAACTGAGCGCGGCGGACATCCAGCGCGACGTGGACCGGCGGCGCAGCGGCACCTCGCGGCACACCTCGCAGCGGCATGAGGCCGATCAGGTCGAAATCCTGTCCGGTGTGTTCGAGGGTCGCACCACCGGCACGCCCATCGGCCTGTTAATAAGGAATACCGATCAGAAGCCCAAAGACTACGAAGCCATCCAGGAACAATTCCGCCCGGGCCACGCCGATTACACCTATTTGATGAAATACGGCCGGCGCGACTGGCGTGGCGGCGGGCGGGCTTCGGCACGTGAGACCGCGATGCGCGTTGCAGCCGGCGCCATCGCGCGCAAATACCTGCACGAGCGTTATGGCGTCAACATCCGTGGCTGGCTGGCGCAACTCGGTCCGCTGACGCTCGCGGCCGGAGAATTGGATGCGATCGATGGCAATGCGTTTTTCTGTGCCGATCCCACGCGCGTACCGGAGCTCGAGGAATTCATGGATGCGCTGCGCAAGTCCGGAGATTCTGTGGGCGCGCGCATTACCGTGACGGCCAGTGGCGTACCACCCGGCTGGGGCGAACCGGTGTTTGACAAACTGGACGCGGACATCGCCGGCGCCATGATGGGCATCAATGCGGTCAAAGGCGTGGAAATCGGCGCGGGTTTTGCCGCCGTCACGCAGAAAGGCAGCGAACACCGCGACCAGATGACGCCGCAGGGTTTCCTGACCAATAACGCCGGCGGCATACTCGGCGGCATCTCCAGCGGCCAGGACATCGTGGTGAGCGTCGCCGTGAAACCCACTTCGAGTCTGAGACTCCCGGCGCGCACCATCAATACGCGCGGTGAAGCGGCGGAAATCAGCGTGCACGGCCGGCATGATCCCTGCGTCGGCATTCGCGCCGTGCCCATCGTCGAGGCCATGCTGGCGCTGGTGCTCGTGGACCACGCGCTGCGCCAGCGCGCACAGAATGCCGATGTGAGGCCGCCGCTCGCGCCGATTGCGGCTAAAACACGCTAA
- a CDS encoding phosphoribosylanthranilate isomerase has product MRVRIKLCGMMRREDIESASRLGVDAVGLVFYATSPRNLRSGQARELAASAPAFLTVTAVFMNPARAEVETVLRTMRVDVLQFHGAESPEFCRAFGRGYIKAVPMGSGADPAEYARRYADACGLLLDSHAQGKPGGGGTRFDWARIPRIVSPPLILAGGLNADNVADAIRSVRPYGVDVATGVESAPGIKDAVKMQAFVSEVTRVACA; this is encoded by the coding sequence ATGCGGGTACGAATCAAGCTGTGCGGGATGATGCGTCGCGAGGATATCGAGAGCGCCTCGCGACTCGGCGTGGATGCCGTGGGCCTGGTGTTTTACGCGACGAGCCCGCGCAATCTGCGATCCGGGCAGGCGCGGGAATTGGCGGCCAGTGCGCCTGCATTTCTGACGGTCACCGCAGTATTCATGAATCCGGCACGTGCGGAGGTGGAAACGGTGCTGCGGACCATGCGCGTGGATGTATTGCAGTTCCACGGCGCGGAATCCCCGGAGTTCTGTCGTGCGTTCGGCCGCGGTTACATCAAGGCTGTGCCCATGGGCAGCGGCGCGGATCCGGCGGAATATGCGCGCCGTTATGCTGATGCCTGCGGGCTGCTGCTCGACAGTCATGCGCAGGGCAAGCCGGGCGGCGGGGGCACGCGCTTTGACTGGGCCCGGATACCGCGCATAGTGTCGCCGCCGCTGATACTTGCCGGCGGATTGAATGCGGACAATGTTGCGGATGCCATCCGCAGTGTGCGCCCCTACGGCGTGGATGTGGCAACTGGCGTGGAAAGCGCGCCGGGAATCAAGGATGCGGTGAAAATGCAGGCGTTTGTCAGTGAGGTCACCCGTGTCGCGTGCGCTTGA
- a CDS encoding aspartate-semialdehyde dehydrogenase, with amino-acid sequence MKTYDVAVVGATGAVGAAMLEILAERKFPFGRVYALASERSAGKRVEFNGAQLKVEPLASFDFSKVRIGLFSAGARLSAEYAPKAAAAGCVVIDNTSQFRYESDIPLVVSEVNPQAIAHYRNRGIIANPNCSTMQMLVALKPIYDAVGIERINVATYQSVSGAGARAIRELAEQTARLLNGQPLEAGAKFPKQIAFNVLPHIDEFQDNGYTREEMKMLWETRKILDDESIRVNATAVRVPVFYGHSEALHIETREKINAERARSLLRAAPGVEVLDERQAGGYPTAVTEAAHRDAVFVGRIREDLSHPRGLDLWVVGDNIRKGAALNSIQVAELLVKSYLSAIVSPVL; translated from the coding sequence GTGAAGACATATGACGTGGCGGTGGTGGGGGCCACCGGCGCCGTAGGCGCCGCAATGCTGGAAATCCTGGCGGAACGGAAATTCCCGTTCGGCCGCGTATATGCACTGGCCAGCGAGCGTTCCGCCGGCAAGCGCGTGGAATTCAACGGCGCGCAGCTCAAGGTGGAGCCGCTCGCCAGCTTCGATTTTTCCAAGGTCCGGATCGGGCTGTTTTCCGCCGGTGCCAGGTTGTCGGCCGAATACGCCCCAAAGGCCGCGGCCGCCGGGTGCGTGGTGATCGATAACACCTCGCAATTCCGGTACGAGTCGGACATCCCGCTGGTGGTATCGGAGGTCAATCCCCAAGCCATCGCGCACTACCGCAACCGGGGCATCATTGCGAATCCCAACTGCTCGACCATGCAGATGCTGGTGGCGCTCAAACCCATCTACGATGCCGTGGGCATCGAGCGCATCAATGTGGCCACGTATCAATCGGTATCCGGCGCCGGTGCGCGCGCCATCCGGGAACTGGCGGAGCAGACTGCGCGCCTGCTGAATGGCCAGCCGCTGGAGGCGGGCGCGAAATTCCCCAAGCAGATCGCTTTCAATGTCCTGCCGCACATTGACGAATTCCAGGATAACGGTTATACCCGTGAAGAGATGAAAATGCTGTGGGAGACCCGCAAAATTCTTGACGACGAATCCATCCGCGTGAATGCCACGGCCGTGCGGGTACCGGTTTTCTACGGCCATTCCGAGGCCCTGCATATCGAGACACGAGAGAAAATCAACGCGGAACGCGCCCGGAGCCTGCTGCGGGCGGCGCCCGGAGTGGAGGTCCTGGACGAGCGTCAGGCCGGCGGGTACCCAACCGCCGTGACCGAGGCCGCACACCGCGACGCGGTGTTCGTGGGGCGCATCCGGGAGGACCTGTCCCATCCGCGGGGGCTGGATTTGTGGGTAGTGGGCGATAACATCCGCAAAGGTGCTGCTTTGAACAGCATCCAGGTGGCTGAATTGTTGGTAAAAAGCTATTTATCAGCTATAGTTAGCCCGGTTTTGTAA
- the asd gene encoding archaetidylserine decarboxylase (Phosphatidylserine decarboxylase is synthesized as a single chain precursor. Generation of the pyruvoyl active site from a Ser is coupled to cleavage of a Gly-Ser bond between the larger (beta) and smaller (alpha chains). It is an integral membrane protein.) yields MATTARLTDWLKSAWQYPLPQHAVSRFTHWLTRLEHPGIKNWMIRAFIRRFGVDLSEAVVSDIAAYPTFNAFFTRALRPGVRPVTAEPDAIACPVDGTLSQLGTTTGEHAVQAKDRNFSVTELLGGDAVAAGKFANGACMTLYLSPRDYHRVHMPMDGTLLRMLHVPGRLFSVSPATTRTVPRLFARNERVAMIFDTTIGPMAVVMVGALNVGSIETAWAGEITPPRGYVLRSWDYLDHRLELVKGAELGRFNMGSTVILLFAADRVRWQRELSPGSVVHMGQRIATLL; encoded by the coding sequence GTGGCGACCACAGCCCGGCTCACAGATTGGCTCAAATCCGCTTGGCAATATCCATTGCCACAACACGCGGTTTCGCGCTTCACACATTGGCTGACCCGCCTGGAACATCCCGGAATCAAGAACTGGATGATCCGCGCGTTCATCCGGCGCTTCGGCGTAGACCTGAGTGAGGCCGTGGTTTCTGATATCGCCGCCTATCCGACCTTCAATGCATTCTTCACGCGTGCGCTGCGTCCCGGCGTGCGACCGGTGACGGCCGAGCCCGATGCCATTGCCTGTCCGGTGGACGGCACCCTGAGTCAGCTCGGGACCACCACCGGTGAGCATGCCGTGCAGGCCAAAGACCGGAACTTCAGTGTGACCGAGTTGCTGGGCGGTGACGCCGTGGCGGCCGGGAAATTCGCCAATGGCGCATGCATGACGCTCTATCTCTCACCCCGCGACTACCACCGCGTCCACATGCCGATGGACGGCACTCTGCTGCGCATGCTGCACGTGCCGGGCCGGCTGTTCAGCGTCAGTCCGGCGACCACGCGCACCGTGCCCAGATTGTTCGCGCGCAACGAGCGCGTCGCCATGATCTTCGACACGACGATCGGCCCCATGGCCGTGGTCATGGTAGGTGCGCTCAACGTCGGCAGCATTGAGACGGCGTGGGCCGGCGAAATCACTCCACCACGCGGTTACGTGCTGCGCTCCTGGGATTATCTCGATCACCGGCTGGAACTGGTCAAGGGCGCGGAACTGGGGCGATTCAACATGGGCTCCACGGTGATTCTGCTGTTCGCGGCCGACCGCGTGCGTTGGCAACGCGAACTTTCGCCCGGCAGCGTCGTGCACATGGGACAGCGCATCGCCACACTGCTATGA
- a CDS encoding FimV/HubP family polar landmark protein, protein MSKKLVFVLALMLTAVPLAANALGLGEIKLNSVLNQPLSADISVVSAAPDEISSLQVKLANAEQFKQAGIPMADVLSKLQFKVVPGANGTATIHVSTTQPFREPFMDVLLDVTWDNGELIREYTVFLNPPSFESTTQAVAAPAPATTAPVSTAPVVAAPAPSTVAPTSASIAKPVVTAPAAPVQAAAPPTAAPAPAQVAAATNETQLGGNYGPIHRGETLSEIALKLRPQGVTLNQMMIAIYRANPEVFMRNINLMKAGYVLRVPSADDIQAVQVADANTEVRTQIAEWRSRRGLAGAHPRASTPTGEQPSLTLVAPSSAARTAENQVPSAGKGASGTSVAKGAGTGRAAAAATAAKAPIVLASSGLAALQAQASKENNQPSGTKITPLAPPEALGTKPLPKAKTPAQTQSAESSGLLGSLNPYIIIPLIVIVIILIIVGLLRRKKRSAPPVSRKPIKSSGTGPAVQAADWGKEETAGLKDVTAKPTGGKRGDTAAAVKAGTGGAAKSTAAGAAAAPKSGEGDAIAESDFHMAYGLYDQAAEVLKKGLAQDPTRRDLKLKLLEVYFSAGDRANFVEAAHGLRQEMGASPGPDWEKVAIMGRQVAADDPLFAGESAAPGAAAASVDFPLDSGTAAAAVPTDLDPLAGAFEGVHRVEMPEAPEPKPAEDKHVVDFELPDIEPVPLKAKAAPKPAESKPAAPAAKSKAKPGTTTMTADFGTESQVEFDKALKELSDFVSTNVPHQDQGTRSGAALSLAADADVDAPGPMSGTGTVAGTTSHMGEETTNLNEIGTKLDLARAYIDMGDSEGAKNILSEVLEEGDSQQKQEAQKLMQQLG, encoded by the coding sequence ATGAGTAAAAAGCTTGTGTTTGTCTTGGCCTTGATGCTGACCGCGGTGCCTTTGGCTGCCAACGCGCTCGGCTTGGGCGAAATCAAACTCAATTCCGTGCTGAACCAGCCCTTGAGCGCGGACATTTCCGTGGTGAGTGCGGCACCCGACGAAATCAGCAGCCTGCAAGTGAAACTGGCAAATGCCGAGCAGTTCAAGCAGGCCGGTATTCCGATGGCTGACGTGCTCAGCAAGCTGCAGTTCAAGGTGGTGCCTGGCGCCAATGGGACGGCGACCATCCACGTCTCCACCACCCAGCCCTTCCGTGAACCATTCATGGATGTGCTGCTGGATGTCACCTGGGACAACGGCGAGCTCATCCGCGAATACACCGTTTTTCTGAATCCCCCGAGTTTTGAATCCACCACGCAAGCTGTAGCGGCACCTGCGCCCGCCACCACGGCGCCGGTAAGCACCGCACCCGTTGTCGCGGCACCCGCACCCAGCACTGTTGCGCCCACATCCGCTTCGATTGCCAAACCCGTCGTCACTGCGCCTGCGGCTCCGGTGCAGGCCGCCGCACCGCCGACAGCGGCTCCGGCGCCAGCCCAGGTCGCGGCCGCCACCAACGAGACACAGCTGGGCGGCAACTACGGCCCGATTCATCGGGGTGAAACCCTGTCCGAGATTGCACTCAAGCTGCGCCCGCAAGGCGTCACGCTCAATCAGATGATGATTGCCATTTATCGTGCCAATCCCGAAGTGTTCATGCGCAACATCAATCTCATGAAAGCGGGATATGTGCTGCGCGTGCCGAGCGCCGACGACATTCAGGCGGTGCAGGTGGCGGATGCCAATACCGAGGTGCGCACCCAGATTGCCGAGTGGCGCAGCCGGCGCGGTCTGGCGGGCGCGCATCCGCGCGCCAGCACGCCCACCGGTGAACAGCCGTCGCTGACGCTGGTGGCGCCATCGTCTGCGGCGCGGACCGCGGAAAATCAGGTGCCCAGTGCCGGCAAAGGTGCGAGCGGCACGTCGGTGGCGAAGGGTGCGGGCACCGGTCGTGCCGCAGCCGCGGCAACCGCGGCCAAGGCGCCCATCGTGCTCGCGAGCAGCGGGCTCGCCGCGCTGCAGGCACAGGCAAGCAAGGAAAACAATCAACCTTCCGGCACCAAGATCACTCCGCTTGCACCGCCAGAAGCGCTGGGTACCAAGCCGTTGCCCAAGGCCAAAACGCCGGCGCAGACTCAATCGGCTGAATCCAGTGGTTTGCTGGGTTCGCTCAACCCCTACATCATCATTCCGCTGATCGTCATTGTGATCATTTTGATCATCGTCGGCCTGCTCAGACGCAAGAAGCGCAGTGCACCGCCGGTGAGCCGCAAACCCATCAAGTCGAGCGGCACGGGACCTGCGGTACAAGCCGCGGATTGGGGCAAAGAGGAAACCGCCGGACTCAAGGATGTCACGGCGAAGCCAACGGGCGGCAAGCGCGGTGACACCGCGGCCGCGGTCAAAGCCGGGACTGGTGGCGCAGCCAAATCCACTGCCGCCGGTGCTGCGGCAGCGCCTAAATCCGGCGAGGGCGATGCCATCGCGGAATCCGATTTCCACATGGCCTATGGTCTCTACGATCAGGCGGCCGAAGTTCTGAAGAAGGGCCTGGCGCAGGACCCGACGCGGCGTGACCTCAAACTGAAGCTGCTGGAGGTGTATTTCAGCGCCGGCGATCGCGCGAATTTCGTCGAGGCCGCGCACGGTTTGCGCCAAGAAATGGGCGCGAGCCCCGGCCCGGATTGGGAGAAGGTTGCGATTATGGGTCGTCAGGTGGCGGCCGACGATCCGTTGTTCGCCGGTGAAAGCGCAGCACCCGGCGCGGCCGCCGCCTCGGTGGATTTCCCGCTCGACAGCGGCACGGCCGCCGCCGCCGTACCCACGGACCTGGATCCCCTGGCGGGCGCGTTTGAAGGCGTGCACCGGGTGGAGATGCCCGAGGCCCCTGAACCCAAGCCGGCCGAAGACAAGCATGTCGTGGATTTCGAGCTGCCGGATATCGAGCCGGTTCCGCTCAAGGCCAAGGCGGCGCCAAAACCCGCGGAGTCCAAACCTGCTGCGCCTGCGGCCAAATCCAAGGCCAAACCGGGCACGACCACCATGACCGCGGATTTCGGCACGGAATCGCAAGTGGAATTCGACAAGGCGCTCAAGGAACTGTCGGATTTCGTGAGCACCAACGTCCCGCACCAGGATCAGGGCACACGCAGCGGCGCCGCCTTGTCGCTGGCGGCTGACGCGGATGTGGATGCTCCGGGTCCGATGTCCGGCACGGGAACCGTCGCCGGCACTACCAGCCATATGGGCGAAGAGACGACCAACTTGAACGAAATCGGCACCAAACTGGATCTGGCGCGCGCCTACATCGACATGGGCGATTCCGAGGGCGCCAAGAATATCCTCAGCGAAGTGCTCGAAGAAGGCGACAGCCAGCAGAAGCAGGAAGCCCAGAAACTCATGCAGCAGCTCGGCTGA